From Lolium perenne isolate Kyuss_39 chromosome 5, Kyuss_2.0, whole genome shotgun sequence, a single genomic window includes:
- the LOC127302368 gene encoding uncharacterized protein isoform X2: MAAASGDEIQLVCDLSDIKLLVRRWRGPSPPLVDVFCLPLRDCPAAALLLRRLARHDRWVTSNLSVVEYAASLDRYLQTMAAVRLPRLLLADTNSDSDSDIDPDEDVHNAVLALADHIDRAMEMAVQVGGSVVAEVAGLAQICQKLPSAEDTSRDLLVEGTKAEVARIRSATIRFREPPDPQVSVYIQVRASPPPPRLGPPPPSPTPSPLPSPPTSPPLDDRFRSLPAGLPARRTEVWAPEHEIVDGLDGIRALLKCSHQPPLLLCLV; the protein is encoded by the exons atggccgccgcctccggtGACGAGATCCAGCTCGTGTGCGATCTGTCTGATATCAAGCTTCTGGTGAGGAGATGGAGAGGGCCATCTCCTCCCCTGGTGGATGTGTTCTGTCTCCCTCTGAGGGACTGCCCAGCCGCCGCGCTCCTCCTCAGGCGGCTCGCGCGCCACGACCGCTGGGTTACCAGCAACCTCTCCGTCGTGGAGTACGCAGCCTCCCTCGACCGCTACCTCCAGACCATGGCTGCCGTGAGGCTGCCTCGTCTGCTGCTCGCCGACACCAACAGCGACTCTGACTCCGACATCGATCCCGACGAGGACGTCCACAACGCAGTCCTTGCTCTCGCTGATCACATCGACCGAGCAATGGAGATGGCCGTCCAAGTAGGCGGATCGGTCGTTGCGGAGGTCGCAGGTCTCGCTCAGATCTGCCAGAAGCTACCGAGCGCCGAAGACACCTCCCGCGACCTCCTCGTCGAGGGCACCAAGGCTGAGGTTGCTCGAATCAGATCAGCTACCATCAGATTCAGGGAACCACCGGATCCACAAGTTTCAGTGTACATCCAAGTACGTGCTTCTCCACCGCCGCCTCGTCTCggccctccgccgccgtcgcccacGCCCTCTCCGCTGCCGTCGCCGCCGACCTCGCCGCCACTGGACGATCGATTTCGGTCCCTGCCTGCAGGCCTTCCCGCCAGGCGGACAGAGGTTTGGGCCCCCGAGCACGAGATCGTGGATGGACTCGATGGGATCAGAGCGCTGCTGAAGTGTTCACACCAACCTCCGTTGCTGCTG TGTCTGGTATGA
- the LOC127302368 gene encoding uncharacterized protein isoform X1, which yields MAAASGDEIQLVCDLSDIKLLVRRWRGPSPPLVDVFCLPLRDCPAAALLLRRLARHDRWVTSNLSVVEYAASLDRYLQTMAAVRLPRLLLADTNSDSDSDIDPDEDVHNAVLALADHIDRAMEMAVQVGGSVVAEVAGLAQICQKLPSAEDTSRDLLVEGTKAEVARIRSATIRFREPPDPQVSVYIQVRASPPPPRLGPPPPSPTPSPLPSPPTSPPLDDRFRSLPAGLPARRTEVWAPEHEIVDGLDGIRALLKCSHQPPLLLVNSLATRDCPQAFALLHRLTKHAQWNVPELHAIEHASKLDAVLKILSKVTIPRLLLIPLNDRNEAHLEPLKNNMFNAVVEGAEAGGSIVGELKWVEESARKLEANFLELNPISQFARYFEIEICRVRNCLIRFSDPPEPEAALKDFFASPSPPPLGSPPQTPSP from the coding sequence atggccgccgcctccggtGACGAGATCCAGCTCGTGTGCGATCTGTCTGATATCAAGCTTCTGGTGAGGAGATGGAGAGGGCCATCTCCTCCCCTGGTGGATGTGTTCTGTCTCCCTCTGAGGGACTGCCCAGCCGCCGCGCTCCTCCTCAGGCGGCTCGCGCGCCACGACCGCTGGGTTACCAGCAACCTCTCCGTCGTGGAGTACGCAGCCTCCCTCGACCGCTACCTCCAGACCATGGCTGCCGTGAGGCTGCCTCGTCTGCTGCTCGCCGACACCAACAGCGACTCTGACTCCGACATCGATCCCGACGAGGACGTCCACAACGCAGTCCTTGCTCTCGCTGATCACATCGACCGAGCAATGGAGATGGCCGTCCAAGTAGGCGGATCGGTCGTTGCGGAGGTCGCAGGTCTCGCTCAGATCTGCCAGAAGCTACCGAGCGCCGAAGACACCTCCCGCGACCTCCTCGTCGAGGGCACCAAGGCTGAGGTTGCTCGAATCAGATCAGCTACCATCAGATTCAGGGAACCACCGGATCCACAAGTTTCAGTGTACATCCAAGTACGTGCTTCTCCACCGCCGCCTCGTCTCggccctccgccgccgtcgcccacGCCCTCTCCGCTGCCGTCGCCGCCGACCTCGCCGCCACTGGACGATCGATTTCGGTCCCTGCCTGCAGGCCTTCCCGCCAGGCGGACAGAGGTTTGGGCCCCCGAGCACGAGATCGTGGATGGACTCGATGGGATCAGAGCGCTGCTGAAGTGTTCACACCAACCTCCGTTGCTGCTGGTAAATTCTCTTGCAACTAGGGATTGTCCACAGGCTTTTGCATTGCTACACCGCCTTACAAAGCATGCTCAATGGAACGTCCCAGAATTGCATGCAATCGAGCATGCATCCAAGTTGGATGCAGTGCTGAAGATACTCAGCAAGGTTACCATCCCACGTCTTTTGCTTATCCCTCTGAACGACCGTAACGAAGCCCACCTTGAGCCGTTGAAGAACAACATGTTCAATGCCGTCGTTGAAGGAGCTGAGGCTGGCGGTTCCATTGTTGGGGAGCTGAAATGGGTCGAGGAATCAGCAAGGAAGCTGGAGGCGAACTTCCTTGAGCTTAACCCGATCAGCCAGTTTGCACGATACTTTGAGATCGAGATTTGCCGCGTAAGGAACTGCCTGATACGATTCAGTGACCCTCCTGAGCCAGAGGCAGCCCTGAAGGACTTCTTTGCCTCCCCCTCGCCACCTCCTCTTGGGTCTCCTCCGCAGACGCCGTCGCCTTGA